GCCCTCTCCAAAGACCATTCTCTCTCCATCTTTATCCTTCCAGAAAAGCCTTTCTGCAGGGGGATCTACGCCATCAGGTGTCTTCTCTTTCCTATAGAACCGTGCAAAGTAATAGCCATCCTTGTGGAAGACTATGTTCCATATGGATGGTTTTATCTCCTCCAATATTTCCCTAGAGTCAACATCGATAATCCTCGTTATTCCCTCATCAGCACCGCCTATGGAGAAGCTGTAGGCCAGTTTCTTACCAGTTTTATCTGTCGTGAACCCCTGAAGTAGAACTTCATCTCCTACCTCTTTTTCAAGCTCCTTTGAGTCAACTATGACATCTCCATTAAGCCACTTTATAACTTGTCTGTCCTTCTCTCTTAAGGCAACTATAATTCCCCTTTCGGTTATTCTTGCCTGATAAATTGTTGGTATTGAGAAGTACTTCCAGACTTCGGGAAACAGTTCCTCGCTGAGTTTGCCGATGAACTCTCGAAATCTTCTATTTTCGTCTTCAACGAGCTTCAAAACCCTCTCATCATTGAGATTTTCCATCCATTCATAGGGATCATGCATAGAAAACCACCATTTTAACGTTAAAACTAGGATTTTTATAAAAGTTGTTGCTCTCCTTTTTCAGAGTATCACCTTCAGAAGGAGGAGAAAGTCATTTTCTTTCAAGATGGGCCTCTTTTATTATAAGCCTTCCAGAATTTGTGTAGGGATCCCATATTTTTTCGGCTTTGTCTATAACTATCTTGTATTTGAACAATGGCATATCAAGGACAAATGTCTCAAACTCTCCCCCTTCCCCAGCAACATGAATACCAAATTTATTTTTAAGCTCTATAAGATCTTCAATTACTTTCTCATCAATCCTTCTTCCAAGCCAAGTTTCATCTAATCCATAAGCGGAAACCCCAACAAATATAACTTCAAATCCTAAGTGGACAATATCTCTCATATACTCCTCTGGATCCCTTCCCCATGCAGGGGCATAAACCCTTAGACCAAGCTCCCTAGCAACTTTTTCAATTCTATCTTTTTGGTATCTACTGGCTAAGGCGCCTGCAACTATTCCCTCTATTTTCAGACTTTCGAGGACTTTTTTTAAGTCCTCAACTTCTTCCTCTTTTTCTCCCCTTGTAAATCCCTTAATAATGGGTATACCAAGAGATTTGGCCTGGAGATCTGTCAACTCTATGTTTGGAGTATGATACATGTAACTCTCTTCGTTCTCGCTTACCATAGAAACAAGATAACGAACGTTAAACCCGCTCTTAATCGCCCAATAAAGAGCAT
This is a stretch of genomic DNA from Pyrococcus sp. ST04. It encodes these proteins:
- a CDS encoding diphthine--ammonia ligase, translated to MVGLADVVVLYSGGKDSNYALYWAIKSGFNVRYLVSMVSENEESYMYHTPNIELTDLQAKSLGIPIIKGFTRGEKEEEVEDLKKVLESLKIEGIVAGALASRYQKDRIEKVARELGLRVYAPAWGRDPEEYMRDIVHLGFEVIFVGVSAYGLDETWLGRRIDEKVIEDLIELKNKFGIHVAGEGGEFETFVLDMPLFKYKIVIDKAEKIWDPYTNSGRLIIKEAHLERK